From Neobacillus sp. PS2-9, the proteins below share one genomic window:
- the gpr gene encoding GPR endopeptidase, with translation MSESIDLSQYSVRTDLAIEAREMVIAGRKGTVEQEEDLSQIEGVIIKEKDVDDIKISLVEVTKQGEQQLGKKAGRYLTVEVQGIRQQNTDTQHKVEEIFAREFAHFLEGSGIKKTDSCLVVGLGNWNVTPDALGPMVCENLLITRHLFQLQPENVEEGYRSVSALAPGVMGLTGIETSDIIFGVVENTKPDFVIAIDALASRSIERVNSTIQISDTGIHPGSGVGNKRKELSKETLGIPVIAIGVPTVVDAVSITSDTIDFILKHFGKELKEGNRPSRALAPAGMSFGEKRKLTEEDLPEEKHRKTFLGIVGTLPDDEKRKLIYEVLAPIGHNLMVTPKEVDVFIEDMANLIANGLNSSLHTAVDQENAGYYTK, from the coding sequence ATGAGTGAATCAATCGACTTAAGTCAATACTCGGTTAGAACTGACCTAGCCATTGAAGCAAGGGAAATGGTGATAGCTGGTAGAAAGGGGACTGTCGAGCAAGAGGAAGACCTTTCACAAATTGAGGGAGTAATAATTAAGGAAAAAGATGTTGACGATATAAAAATTTCTTTGGTTGAGGTAACAAAACAAGGAGAGCAGCAGCTCGGGAAAAAAGCAGGAAGATATTTAACGGTAGAGGTGCAAGGAATCCGTCAGCAAAACACAGACACACAGCACAAGGTAGAGGAAATATTTGCTAGGGAATTTGCTCATTTTCTAGAAGGGTCTGGAATTAAGAAAACAGACTCGTGCCTCGTTGTTGGACTGGGAAATTGGAATGTAACTCCAGATGCTTTAGGGCCAATGGTTTGTGAAAACCTTTTAATTACAAGACATCTCTTTCAGCTTCAACCTGAAAATGTGGAGGAAGGGTATCGATCTGTAAGTGCCTTGGCTCCTGGAGTGATGGGACTAACAGGGATTGAAACAAGTGATATTATTTTCGGTGTAGTAGAAAATACAAAACCGGACTTTGTAATTGCTATCGACGCCCTAGCATCTAGGTCAATCGAAAGGGTTAATTCAACTATCCAAATCTCTGATACAGGTATTCACCCTGGTTCAGGTGTCGGTAATAAAAGAAAAGAACTTAGCAAAGAAACGTTAGGGATTCCTGTTATAGCTATTGGAGTTCCAACGGTGGTGGACGCAGTTTCTATTACTAGTGATACGATTGATTTTATCCTGAAACACTTTGGTAAAGAATTGAAGGAGGGCAATCGCCCTTCAAGAGCGCTGGCACCAGCAGGTATGAGTTTTGGTGAAAAGAGAAAGTTAACAGAGGAAGATTTACCTGAAGAAAAACATCGGAAAACCTTTCTCGGAATTGTTGGCACCCTGCCAGATGATGAGAAAAGAAAGTTGATTTATGAGGTACTTGCACCAATTGGCCATAACTTAATGGTTACTCCAAAGGAAGTTGATGTTTTCATTGAGGATATGGCGAACCTCATTGCAAATGGATTAAACTCATCGCTTCACACGGCTGTTGATCAGGAAAACGCCGGATATTATACAAAATAA
- a CDS encoding YqxA family protein, with amino-acid sequence MKLFMLKSVGIAALMLISVLTGMQLANNGIHKMKGYDDPNFHQAVSLNDTDNHISASILGNDISSHDIEAKKKKLEEISAYNFFSSMGKKMSDGISNASENLIQKITK; translated from the coding sequence ATGAAGTTATTTATGCTTAAAAGCGTTGGTATTGCCGCTCTCATGCTAATCTCTGTTTTAACAGGCATGCAATTAGCCAATAACGGAATTCATAAAATGAAAGGGTACGACGATCCAAACTTTCATCAGGCTGTCAGCTTAAATGATACCGATAATCACATAAGTGCCTCCATATTGGGTAATGATATTTCCAGTCATGATATTGAAGCAAAGAAGAAGAAGCTTGAGGAGATTAGCGCCTATAACTTCTTTTCCTCAATGGGGAAAAAAATGTCTGATGGGATATCAAATGCCTCTGAAAATCTGATTCAAAAAATAACGAAATAA
- the hrcA gene encoding heat-inducible transcriptional repressor HrcA, which produces MLTDRQLLILQVIVDDFIRSAQPVGSRSLSKKEDISFSSATIRNEMADLEELGYIEKTHTSSGRVPSEKGYRYYVDHLLSPQALNQQDVSIIQSIFAEKIYEFEKIIQRSAKILSELTNYTSIVLGPAASINKLKRIQIIPLNKETAVAIFVTDTGHVENRTFSLPASIDVSDLEKTVNILNDRLAGVPLEDLNDKIYKEVAMLLRQHIHNYDLMLHTVADSLKMPVTEKLFFGGKTNMLSQPEFHDISKIRTLLTMIDQEEWIYNLIRKDSAGIHVKIGTENNISAMDNCSLITATYSVGVEKLGTIAILGPTRMEYSRVIGLLQLLSNDLTAVLTRLYQTK; this is translated from the coding sequence TTGCTAACAGATCGTCAATTGTTGATTCTTCAGGTTATTGTTGATGACTTTATTCGATCTGCTCAACCAGTCGGCTCAAGAAGCTTGTCGAAAAAAGAGGATATTTCCTTTAGCTCAGCTACGATTCGCAATGAAATGGCCGACCTAGAAGAGTTGGGGTATATTGAAAAAACTCATACCTCCTCAGGAAGAGTTCCGTCTGAAAAAGGTTATCGGTATTATGTCGATCATTTACTCTCACCGCAGGCATTAAATCAGCAGGATGTTTCCATTATTCAATCGATTTTTGCCGAAAAAATTTATGAGTTTGAGAAAATTATTCAAAGGTCTGCAAAAATCCTTTCTGAATTAACCAATTACACATCGATTGTGCTTGGACCGGCTGCTAGTATCAATAAGCTGAAAAGAATTCAGATTATTCCTTTGAATAAGGAAACAGCGGTAGCCATCTTTGTTACAGATACAGGTCATGTTGAAAACAGAACCTTTTCCTTACCTGCCTCTATTGATGTGAGTGATCTGGAAAAAACAGTAAATATTCTGAATGACCGTCTTGCTGGTGTTCCGCTAGAAGATTTGAACGACAAAATTTACAAAGAAGTTGCCATGCTGCTTAGACAGCATATTCATAATTATGATTTGATGCTGCATACAGTAGCAGATTCACTAAAAATGCCAGTCACTGAAAAACTTTTCTTTGGTGGAAAAACAAATATGTTAAGCCAGCCTGAGTTTCATGATATAAGTAAAATCCGTACATTACTAACCATGATTGACCAAGAAGAGTGGATTTACAATTTGATTCGAAAAGATTCAGCTGGGATTCATGTCAAAATAGGAACAGAAAATAATATCAGTGCTATGGATAATTGTAGTTTGATTACTGCTACTTATTCTGTTGGAGTTGAAAAGTTAGGTACGATTGCCATTCTTGGTCCAACCCGAATGGAATATTCACGTGTCATTGGCCTGCTCCAATTGTTAAGTAACGACTTGACGGCGGTTTTGACAAGATTGTATCAAACCAAGTAG
- the spoIIP gene encoding stage II sporulation protein P — MKNARTNGTFFIVQGTSLFKIIAALLLFIILIFSISGLLTSLKPQYRLMSLSVNQAATNVNGELLYQLMGWENHHFLKVENNWAATPTLTNLVFKLSSNINLNDPRSLLGRELPGFYQFDGKILVAGEGTNYTNMPIESAPPIEIMKAEREAALQNLEGLDKPTNENPSTTPGQTTGNRQVVYVYFSHNRESYLPYLKGVTNPNLAYHSQINVTKIGDQLKTSLSDRGIGSFIDKTDIQANLNKKGWNFTKSYEESRSVVQTAMASNKELHYFIDIHRDSQRKEKTTVSIDGKPYAKLAFIIGGKNPNYEKNAKLATELHNLLQKKYKGLSRGVMVKNAAGSNSIYNQNLSSNAILIEFGGVDNTFEELNRSADALAEVFSEYYWQAEKVNQDVKQSTDKQ; from the coding sequence ATGAAAAATGCTAGAACAAATGGAACGTTTTTTATCGTCCAAGGGACAAGCTTATTTAAAATAATCGCTGCTCTGTTACTCTTTATCATATTGATTTTTTCTATAAGCGGCCTCTTAACGTCACTCAAGCCACAATATAGACTTATGTCTCTTTCTGTAAATCAGGCTGCCACAAATGTGAATGGGGAACTTCTCTATCAACTGATGGGCTGGGAAAATCACCATTTTTTAAAGGTGGAAAATAATTGGGCTGCAACACCAACTCTGACCAATTTGGTTTTTAAGCTATCTAGTAATATTAATTTGAATGACCCACGAAGTCTTCTTGGAAGAGAGCTGCCGGGGTTCTATCAATTTGATGGAAAAATTCTTGTGGCAGGAGAGGGCACTAATTATACCAATATGCCAATTGAATCGGCCCCGCCCATTGAGATTATGAAGGCGGAACGGGAAGCGGCATTACAAAATCTTGAAGGATTAGATAAGCCAACAAACGAGAATCCTTCTACAACGCCAGGGCAAACGACGGGAAATCGACAAGTTGTCTATGTTTACTTCTCTCATAATCGGGAATCCTATTTACCATATCTTAAGGGCGTAACCAATCCAAATCTGGCTTATCATTCTCAAATTAATGTTACTAAAATTGGTGACCAACTTAAGACAAGCCTTAGCGATAGAGGAATCGGAAGCTTTATCGACAAAACAGATATCCAAGCAAATCTAAATAAAAAGGGTTGGAATTTTACGAAGTCCTATGAAGAATCCCGTTCTGTTGTACAAACAGCCATGGCTTCTAATAAAGAGTTGCATTATTTTATAGATATTCATCGTGATTCGCAAAGGAAGGAAAAGACAACCGTATCGATTGATGGAAAACCGTATGCAAAGCTTGCGTTTATTATTGGAGGTAAAAACCCCAATTATGAGAAAAATGCAAAGCTAGCAACAGAACTGCACAATCTTTTACAGAAAAAGTATAAGGGGTTAAGCAGAGGAGTTATGGTTAAAAATGCGGCCGGGTCAAATAGTATCTATAATCAAAACCTATCATCAAATGCCATTCTAATTGAGTTTGGCGGGGTAGATAATACGTTTGAAGAGTTAAACCGTTCTGCGGATGCTCTTGCTGAAGTATTTAGTGAGTACTACTGGCAGGCAGAAAAGGTGAATCAGGATGTTAAGCAGTCAACTGATAAACAATAA
- the dnaK gene encoding molecular chaperone DnaK has translation MSKIIGIDLGTTNSCVSVLEGGEPKVIPNPEGNRTTPSVIAFKNGERQVGEVAKRQAITNPNTIMSIKRHMGTNYKVGIEGKDYTPQELSAIILQYLKSYAEDYLGEPVTKAVITVPAYFNDAERQATKDAGKIAGLEVERIINEPTAAALAYGLDKTDQDQTILVYDLGGGTFDVSILELGDGVFEVKSTAGDNRLGGDDFDQVIIDYLVDQFKKENGIDLSQDKMALQRLKDAAEKAKKDLSGVTSTQISLPFITAGAAGPLHLEVTMSRAKFDELSAPLVERTMGPTRQALSDAGLTASQIDKVILVGGSTRIPAVQEAIKKATGQEPHRGVNPDEVVAMGAAIQGGVITGDVKDVVLLDVTPLSLGIETMGGVFTKLIDRNTTIPTSKSQVFSTAADNQTAVDIHVLQGERPMAANNKTLGRFQLSDIPPAPRGIPQIEVTFDIDKNGIVNVRAKDLGTNKEQQITIKSSTGLSDEEIQKMVREAEENAEADKQRKEEVELRNEADQLVFQTEKTVKDLEGKVDAAEVAKANEAKDELKQAIEKNDLNEIRSKKDALQEIVQALTVKLYEQAAQAQQQAGQEAGNAGGKDDVVDAEFEEVKDDK, from the coding sequence ATGAGTAAAATTATTGGTATCGACCTTGGAACAACAAACTCTTGTGTGTCTGTACTTGAAGGCGGAGAGCCAAAAGTTATTCCAAATCCAGAAGGTAATCGCACAACTCCATCTGTTATTGCGTTCAAAAATGGCGAGCGTCAGGTTGGGGAAGTAGCAAAGCGTCAAGCCATCACAAACCCAAATACGATCATGTCCATTAAACGTCATATGGGTACGAACTATAAAGTTGGAATTGAAGGCAAGGATTATACGCCACAAGAACTTTCGGCTATCATTCTTCAATATTTAAAATCTTATGCTGAAGATTATCTTGGCGAACCTGTGACAAAGGCTGTTATTACAGTACCAGCTTACTTTAACGATGCAGAGCGTCAAGCAACAAAGGATGCTGGAAAAATTGCTGGTTTAGAAGTAGAGCGTATTATCAATGAGCCTACAGCAGCTGCACTTGCCTATGGTTTGGATAAGACAGACCAAGATCAAACTATTTTAGTTTATGACCTTGGCGGCGGTACATTTGACGTTTCTATCCTTGAATTAGGTGACGGTGTTTTCGAAGTAAAATCAACTGCTGGTGATAATCGTCTTGGTGGAGATGATTTTGACCAAGTCATTATTGATTACCTTGTTGACCAGTTCAAAAAAGAGAATGGCATTGACCTTTCACAAGATAAAATGGCTTTACAGCGTTTAAAAGATGCGGCTGAAAAAGCGAAAAAAGATCTTTCTGGTGTAACATCCACACAAATTTCTTTACCGTTTATCACAGCCGGCGCTGCTGGTCCACTTCACCTTGAAGTGACTATGTCAAGAGCGAAATTTGATGAATTATCCGCTCCTCTTGTTGAACGGACAATGGGTCCAACTCGTCAAGCGTTAAGCGATGCAGGATTAACTGCTTCACAAATTGATAAGGTAATTCTTGTTGGTGGATCAACTCGTATTCCAGCTGTCCAAGAAGCGATTAAAAAGGCTACAGGACAAGAACCTCATCGTGGAGTGAATCCAGATGAAGTAGTAGCGATGGGTGCTGCTATTCAAGGTGGAGTCATTACGGGTGATGTAAAAGACGTAGTATTACTTGACGTAACTCCTCTTTCACTAGGTATTGAAACAATGGGTGGTGTATTCACTAAGTTAATCGATCGTAATACAACGATTCCAACATCTAAATCACAAGTATTCTCGACTGCTGCGGATAACCAAACAGCTGTTGATATCCATGTCCTTCAAGGGGAACGCCCAATGGCAGCAAACAACAAAACGCTTGGCCGTTTCCAGTTATCGGATATCCCACCAGCACCACGTGGCATTCCACAAATCGAGGTTACTTTCGATATTGATAAAAACGGTATTGTAAATGTTCGTGCGAAGGATCTTGGCACAAATAAGGAACAACAAATTACGATTAAATCATCTACAGGACTTTCTGACGAAGAAATCCAAAAAATGGTTAGAGAAGCAGAAGAAAACGCAGAAGCAGATAAGCAGCGTAAAGAAGAAGTGGAGCTTCGTAATGAAGCAGATCAGTTAGTATTCCAAACTGAAAAAACAGTTAAAGATCTTGAAGGTAAGGTAGACGCTGCTGAAGTTGCCAAAGCAAACGAAGCTAAGGATGAACTAAAGCAAGCGATTGAGAAAAACGATCTTAATGAAATTCGTTCGAAGAAGGATGCACTTCAAGAAATCGTTCAAGCTTTAACAGTTAAGCTTTATGAACAAGCGGCACAAGCTCAACAACAGGCAGGCCAAGAAGCAGGTAATGCTGGGGGCAAAGACGATGTAGTTGATGCGGAATTCGAAGAAGTAAAAGATGACAAATAA
- the hemW gene encoding radical SAM family heme chaperone HemW, with amino-acid sequence MIKAAYLHIPFCEHICHYCDFNKVFLKGQPVEEYLKALDQEMKITLAKYPTNQLDTIFVGGGTPTSLNEQQLFTFCESINKNLPTSNAVEFTFEANPGDLSIEKLQILKDAGVNRISLGVQTFNEELLKKIGRVHKAKDVYQTIESAKRVGFENISIDLIFSLPSQTVDDFKESLTQAFSLDINHYSAYSLIIEPKTVFYNLLKKGKLPTPGEDIEAKMYEVLMDEMEKHGFHQYEISNFSKPGFESKHNLTYWNNEYYYGFGAGAHSYVNGFRRSNSGPLKKYMDQVNSGLLPVLDDHLVTKAEQMEEEMFLGLRKTEGVSVSHFIEKFDQDPLQLFKKEITELISKQWIEVKNDNIYLTKTGRFLGNEVFQAFLGAV; translated from the coding sequence ATGATAAAAGCTGCCTATCTTCATATCCCTTTTTGTGAGCATATTTGTCATTATTGTGATTTTAATAAAGTTTTTCTAAAAGGGCAGCCAGTTGAGGAGTATTTAAAAGCACTTGATCAAGAAATGAAAATTACTCTTGCAAAGTATCCAACCAATCAATTAGACACCATTTTTGTTGGGGGTGGAACACCTACCTCATTAAATGAACAACAGCTTTTTACATTTTGTGAGAGCATAAATAAAAACCTTCCTACAAGTAATGCTGTTGAATTTACTTTTGAAGCAAATCCAGGTGATTTATCCATTGAAAAATTACAAATATTAAAGGATGCTGGGGTAAACAGGATCAGCCTGGGCGTTCAAACCTTCAACGAAGAACTTTTAAAAAAAATCGGTCGTGTCCATAAAGCTAAGGATGTCTATCAAACCATTGAGAGTGCTAAAAGAGTAGGTTTTGAAAATATCAGCATTGACCTAATCTTCAGCCTGCCATCGCAGACAGTCGATGACTTTAAAGAATCATTAACGCAAGCTTTTTCACTCGATATCAATCATTACTCTGCTTATTCATTAATTATTGAACCGAAGACTGTTTTCTATAATCTATTAAAAAAAGGGAAGCTCCCAACCCCTGGGGAGGATATAGAGGCAAAAATGTATGAGGTATTAATGGATGAAATGGAAAAACATGGATTCCATCAATATGAAATAAGTAATTTTTCTAAGCCTGGTTTTGAGAGTAAGCATAATCTGACGTATTGGAATAACGAATATTATTACGGGTTTGGCGCTGGGGCACATAGCTATGTGAATGGGTTTCGACGCTCGAATTCAGGCCCATTAAAAAAATATATGGATCAAGTAAATAGCGGATTGCTTCCAGTTTTGGATGATCATCTAGTTACAAAAGCAGAACAAATGGAAGAAGAAATGTTCCTTGGATTGCGTAAAACAGAAGGAGTTTCCGTTTCTCATTTTATTGAAAAATTCGATCAGGACCCCTTACAGTTATTTAAAAAGGAAATTACTGAATTAATTAGTAAGCAATGGATAGAAGTGAAGAACGATAATATATATTTAACTAAAACGGGTCGTTTTTTAGGAAATGAGGTTTTCCAGGCCTTTTTGGGCGCGGTCTAG
- the dnaJ gene encoding molecular chaperone DnaJ: MSKRDYYEVLGVSKSASKDEIKKAYRKLSKQYHPDINKEPDAADKFKEIAEAYEVLSDDQKKAHYDQFGHTDPNQGFGGGADFGGGFGGFEDIFNTFFGGGGGSRRRDPNAPRQGADLQYTMTVSFEEAAFGKETDIEIPREETCETCSGSGAKPGTNPETCNHCHGSGQLNVEQNTPFGRIVNRRTCHYCNGTGKEIKHKCSTCGGAGKVKKRKKIHVKIPAGIDDGQQLRVSGQGEAGMNGGPAGDLYVVFHVRPHEFFERDGDDIYCEMPITFVQASLGDEIEVPTLHGKVKLKVPAGTQTGKKFRLKGKGVPNVRGYGVGDQYIIVRIITPTKLSDKQKQLLKEFAELSGNSPIGEHEESFFSKVKRAFKSE; encoded by the coding sequence ATGAGTAAACGAGATTACTATGAAGTGCTTGGTGTCAGTAAGAGTGCTTCAAAGGATGAGATAAAAAAAGCGTATCGTAAGCTCTCTAAACAATATCATCCTGATATTAATAAAGAGCCTGATGCGGCAGATAAGTTTAAGGAAATTGCGGAAGCATATGAAGTATTAAGCGATGATCAAAAAAAGGCGCATTATGATCAATTCGGTCATACCGATCCGAATCAAGGATTCGGAGGCGGCGCTGATTTTGGTGGCGGCTTTGGTGGGTTTGAGGATATTTTTAATACTTTCTTCGGAGGTGGCGGCGGCTCAAGAAGACGTGACCCGAATGCACCTAGACAAGGTGCTGACCTCCAGTATACAATGACAGTTTCTTTTGAAGAAGCAGCATTTGGAAAAGAAACCGATATTGAAATTCCTCGGGAAGAAACATGCGAAACATGTAGTGGTTCAGGTGCTAAACCAGGTACTAATCCTGAAACATGTAATCACTGCCATGGATCAGGTCAATTAAATGTGGAACAAAACACTCCATTTGGCAGGATTGTGAATCGCCGTACATGTCATTATTGTAATGGTACCGGAAAAGAAATCAAACACAAATGTTCAACCTGCGGTGGTGCTGGTAAGGTAAAGAAACGTAAGAAAATTCACGTCAAAATTCCTGCTGGTATTGATGATGGTCAGCAACTCCGAGTATCTGGCCAAGGGGAAGCGGGAATGAATGGAGGACCAGCTGGAGATCTTTATGTAGTATTCCATGTCCGTCCACATGAGTTTTTTGAAAGAGATGGCGACGATATTTACTGTGAAATGCCAATCACCTTTGTTCAGGCATCTCTAGGAGATGAGATTGAAGTACCTACTCTTCACGGGAAAGTTAAACTGAAGGTTCCAGCTGGTACACAAACAGGTAAAAAATTCCGTCTTAAGGGTAAGGGTGTTCCAAATGTCCGTGGCTATGGTGTAGGTGATCAGTACATTATCGTGCGAATCATCACCCCAACTAAGCTATCAGACAAACAAAAGCAACTTCTTAAAGAATTTGCAGAACTTAGCGGTAATTCACCAATTGGTGAACACGAAGAAAGCTTCTTCTCAAAAGTAAAACGTGCATTTAAAAGCGAGTAA
- the lepA gene encoding translation elongation factor 4 yields the protein MNREEKLKRQSKIRNFSIIAHIDHGKSTLADRILEKTNALTSREMKDQLLDSMDLERERGITIKLNAVQLKYKAKDGEEYIFHLIDTPGHVDFTYEVSRSLAACEGAILVVDAAQGIEAQTLANVYLALDNDLEILPVINKIDLPSAEPERVRNEIEEVIGLDASEAVLASAKAGIGIEDILEQVVKTVPAPTGDPEAPLKALIFDSLYDAYRGVVAYVRVVEGSVKVGDKIKMMATGKEFEVNEVGVFTPKATQLNELTVGDVGFLTASIKNVGDTRVGDTITNAKNGTTEALPGYRKLNPMVYCGLYPIDTAKFNDLREALEKLQLNDSALQFEPETSQALGFGFRCGFLGLLHMEIIQERIEREFKIDLITTAPSVIYHVYMTDGTKVNVDNPANMPEPQKIDRVEEPYVKATMMAPNDYVGAIMELCQLKRGNFIDMQYQGENRVSIVYEIPLAEIVYDFFDQLKSSTRGYASFDYELIGYKPSSLVKMDILLNAEQVDALSFIVHKDFAYDRGKIIVEKLKELIPRQQFEVPIQAAIGQKIVARSTIKAMRKNVLAKCYGGDISRKRKLLEKQKEGKKRMKQVGSVEVPQEAFMAVLKMDDNSTKK from the coding sequence ATGAACAGAGAAGAAAAACTCAAACGACAATCAAAGATCAGAAATTTTTCCATTATCGCTCATATCGACCATGGAAAATCAACATTGGCTGATCGTATTTTGGAAAAAACAAATGCATTAACATCGCGTGAGATGAAAGACCAGCTTTTGGATTCCATGGATCTTGAAAGGGAACGCGGGATTACCATCAAGTTAAATGCTGTACAGTTAAAATATAAAGCGAAAGATGGAGAAGAATATATTTTCCATTTAATTGATACACCAGGGCATGTTGATTTTACGTACGAGGTATCAAGGAGTCTTGCTGCTTGTGAAGGGGCTATATTAGTCGTCGACGCAGCACAAGGAATTGAAGCACAGACACTAGCAAACGTATATCTTGCCTTGGATAACGACCTTGAAATTTTACCTGTTATTAATAAAATTGACTTACCAAGTGCCGAGCCAGAGAGAGTTCGGAATGAAATCGAAGAGGTTATCGGCTTAGATGCATCTGAGGCCGTTTTAGCTTCAGCTAAAGCTGGAATCGGCATTGAAGATATTCTTGAACAGGTCGTGAAAACAGTTCCAGCTCCAACAGGAGACCCGGAAGCGCCATTAAAAGCCCTGATTTTTGACTCGTTATATGATGCATATCGTGGCGTTGTTGCCTATGTTCGTGTAGTAGAAGGGTCTGTAAAAGTCGGCGACAAGATTAAAATGATGGCAACAGGAAAAGAATTTGAAGTTAACGAAGTGGGAGTTTTCACTCCAAAAGCTACACAACTTAACGAATTAACAGTTGGAGATGTTGGCTTTTTAACTGCATCTATTAAAAATGTCGGTGACACTCGTGTTGGTGATACCATTACAAATGCGAAAAACGGAACGACTGAAGCGCTTCCTGGTTACCGGAAATTAAACCCGATGGTATATTGCGGACTTTATCCGATTGATACAGCTAAGTTTAATGATCTTCGTGAAGCCCTTGAAAAGCTTCAATTGAATGATTCTGCTCTTCAATTTGAACCAGAAACGTCACAAGCGCTTGGTTTCGGTTTCCGATGTGGATTCCTTGGACTTCTTCATATGGAAATCATTCAAGAACGAATTGAACGTGAATTCAAAATTGATTTAATTACAACTGCACCAAGTGTTATCTACCATGTCTACATGACAGATGGTACAAAAGTCAATGTAGACAACCCTGCTAACATGCCTGAACCACAGAAAATTGACCGCGTAGAAGAGCCGTATGTTAAAGCGACAATGATGGCTCCAAATGATTATGTTGGTGCTATCATGGAACTTTGTCAGTTAAAGCGCGGGAATTTTATAGATATGCAATACCAGGGCGAGAACCGGGTTAGTATCGTTTATGAAATTCCGTTAGCGGAAATTGTCTATGATTTCTTCGATCAGTTGAAATCCAGCACAAGGGGCTACGCTTCTTTTGACTATGAGTTGATTGGTTACAAACCATCTAGCCTGGTTAAAATGGATATATTACTAAATGCAGAACAAGTCGATGCATTAAGTTTTATTGTTCATAAAGACTTTGCTTATGATCGTGGTAAGATTATTGTTGAAAAGCTGAAGGAATTGATTCCAAGACAACAATTTGAAGTTCCAATACAGGCCGCCATCGGTCAAAAAATTGTTGCTCGCTCTACGATTAAGGCGATGCGTAAAAACGTGTTAGCGAAATGTTACGGGGGAGATATTTCCCGTAAACGTAAATTACTTGAAAAGCAAAAAGAAGGTAAAAAACGGATGAAACAAGTAGGGTCTGTTGAAGTACCGCAGGAAGCGTTTATGGCTGTACTAAAGATGGATGACAATAGTACAAAAAAATAA
- the grpE gene encoding nucleotide exchange factor GrpE, translating into MTNEKTNSLNEEVEIESADQVELTEEQAVLNEEQISDETSVDPGEEYVKQIQVLKDKLEEADNRYLRLQADFDNFRRRTRLDLEASEKYRAQKLITDLLPALDNFERAMQVEADNEQTKALLQGMDMVYRSLVDALKKEGVEPIEAVGKEFDPHQHQAVMQGEDENFGSNIVTDEFQKGYLLKDRVIRPSMVKVNQ; encoded by the coding sequence TTGACAAATGAAAAAACCAATTCATTGAATGAAGAAGTAGAAATCGAGAGTGCTGACCAAGTTGAACTTACCGAGGAACAAGCGGTTTTAAATGAAGAGCAAATTTCAGATGAAACGTCTGTAGACCCTGGTGAGGAGTATGTAAAACAAATCCAAGTGCTTAAGGATAAGTTAGAGGAAGCAGATAATCGTTATTTACGTCTTCAAGCCGATTTTGATAATTTCCGTCGTCGCACTAGATTAGATTTAGAAGCGAGTGAAAAATATAGAGCACAAAAACTTATTACTGATTTACTACCTGCATTAGACAACTTTGAAAGAGCAATGCAGGTTGAGGCAGACAATGAACAAACAAAAGCATTACTTCAAGGGATGGATATGGTATACCGAAGTTTGGTGGATGCCTTGAAAAAGGAAGGTGTGGAACCAATCGAAGCGGTTGGTAAAGAATTTGACCCGCATCAACACCAAGCAGTAATGCAAGGGGAAGATGAAAACTTTGGTTCTAACATTGTTACTGATGAATTTCAAAAAGGTTATTTACTAAAGGATCGAGTGATTCGACCATCCATGGTAAAAGTAAATCAATAA